From Echinicola soli, a single genomic window includes:
- a CDS encoding RNA polymerase sigma factor — protein sequence MELYSDDQLFQKVRQGDHLAFDRLFDRYWKRLFEYAFKMLQDREQAEDVVQEVFVQLWENAPQREIRHLSGYFFRAVKYQVANTIRNQKWNIGWEDVEQKDLFVDEGDQPDITAIYDLLEKRIEQLPPKCKEVFYLNKKEGYTAKEIAAALNISRRTVEAHLQKALKSLKTDMGQLYAFMLILLYH from the coding sequence ATGGAGTTGTACAGCGATGACCAGTTATTTCAAAAAGTAAGGCAAGGTGATCACCTTGCCTTTGACCGATTGTTTGATAGGTATTGGAAGCGCTTGTTTGAATATGCCTTCAAGATGCTGCAAGATCGGGAGCAAGCTGAAGATGTGGTCCAGGAAGTGTTTGTGCAACTCTGGGAAAATGCTCCCCAAAGGGAAATCCGACACCTTTCCGGTTATTTTTTTAGAGCGGTCAAGTACCAAGTGGCCAATACCATCCGAAACCAAAAATGGAATATTGGATGGGAGGATGTCGAACAAAAGGACCTGTTTGTCGATGAAGGGGACCAACCTGATATCACCGCGATTTACGACCTGCTGGAAAAACGGATCGAGCAGCTTCCCCCAAAATGTAAAGAGGTTTTTTACCTGAACAAAAAGGAAGGATATACGGCCAAAGAAATAGCTGCTGCCCTTAACATTTCACGCAGGACAGTGGAAGCACATTTACAGAAAGCCCTGAAATCCCTTAAGACGGATATGGGACAATTGTATGCCTTTATGTTAATTTTACTTTATCACTAA
- a CDS encoding SusC/RagA family TonB-linked outer membrane protein, whose protein sequence is MKINLRKRIVLISKHTFRVFVVQVLFMQVLFANPSNSQNLSDYQVSLQAQSRSLTEVLQMLEKQTDLEFAYNQAVNFSKEQITLEMDADLRTVLKAITEQCDFQFKRVEKNIYVTAVDVPKPAMAVTEEVEKEIKGQVLDAQRNEPIIGATVIAQGTSVGTVTDLEGNFSIRVPDDATALEVSFLGYEAKTITLGSQTSLTIYLREEEGLLEEVVVLGYDSQKKKDLTGSVSVVNVDEMKTLPSASVENMLAGRAPGVQVLSDNGPGGNVTVRIRGFGTVNNNDPLYIIDGTPVTNGLNTINPQDIESFQVLKDAAASSIYGSRAANGVVIITTKKGRSEETSITFDAYAGVQQAFNLPRMLSAQEYGDMLWQASENDGKAPASDVYGSDPNGPVIPEWLDDAQTIRSADVDWVNEIFQTAPVQSYNLTLSKGGDQGSHVMTLGYFNKEGVIKHTGFDRFSARFNSDYKVKDFLKVGENFNASLTRTNDVGVNTSLGSIVYDAFQFPSIVPVKDINGNFGGNPINDIGNPLGNLYRRKDNTKNRIKLMGNVFAEAKLMEGLHFRTNLGMDYENYFQRAFSPVYDEILSQNAVNSLSDNNSFYYQMAWTNTLNYSRQIGEGTLDVLLGQESIENYYEYKSASRQEFLYEDDNFHYLDYGTTNQRNSGYASKWNLLSFFGKVNYNWKDKYLISATLRNDGSSRLENNKWDIFPAFSAGWRISNEDFVDLGDKVNELKLRASWGQAGNQQVPSYSTLASFQNNITYSNYAIDGSQESVAIGLVETRVANPGLNWEVTTQSGVGVDLAMFDERLQVSADYYNKVTDNLLIYAPIPPTYGGTNDGTWINGGKMRNRGFEIGTKYNGSAGEVFYSVGLNYSFYKNELLELADGTDYLGIPGSSLHSVNFGQEISRTMVGQPIGTFFGYESMGIFQSEEEIANHGAQPEAQPGDLKFRDVNGDGVLDANDRKAIGSPHPKAIIGFNTNFYYKGFDLALFFNGAFGQQIYNLTKYKTLFFNQSAYNKSSKVLDAWTPENTDTDIPRLSLDDKNENIRPSSYYLENASYFKLNNLQLGYSFPQSMLEGIELRVYGQASNVFTITGYSGMTPEIGLQNYTSNNRNLDIGVDRGVYPPSRTFTLGFNVKF, encoded by the coding sequence ATGAAAATTAATTTACGCAAACGAATTGTGCTAATAAGTAAACACACATTTCGGGTTTTTGTCGTGCAGGTGCTTTTTATGCAAGTCCTGTTCGCCAACCCGTCCAATAGTCAAAACCTTTCGGATTACCAGGTGAGCCTACAGGCCCAAAGCCGCTCCCTTACCGAAGTGCTACAGATGCTGGAAAAACAGACTGATTTGGAATTTGCCTATAATCAGGCTGTTAACTTTTCCAAGGAGCAAATCACGCTGGAAATGGATGCTGATTTGCGTACCGTGCTTAAAGCCATTACCGAACAATGTGATTTTCAGTTCAAAAGGGTGGAAAAGAACATTTACGTTACCGCCGTGGATGTCCCCAAGCCCGCGATGGCGGTCACAGAGGAAGTGGAAAAAGAAATCAAGGGGCAAGTATTGGATGCACAGCGAAATGAACCCATCATAGGAGCTACGGTCATTGCACAGGGGACTTCTGTGGGGACGGTAACAGACCTGGAGGGAAACTTTTCCATTCGTGTGCCCGACGATGCCACCGCTTTGGAAGTGTCCTTTTTGGGCTATGAGGCAAAGACCATCACATTGGGTTCTCAGACTTCCCTGACCATCTACCTACGTGAAGAAGAGGGACTGCTGGAAGAGGTGGTCGTGCTGGGCTATGACAGCCAGAAGAAGAAAGACCTGACAGGTTCGGTGTCGGTGGTCAATGTGGACGAAATGAAGACCTTGCCGTCAGCGAGTGTGGAAAACATGCTGGCGGGCAGGGCACCCGGTGTACAGGTGCTTTCCGATAATGGCCCCGGCGGAAATGTCACGGTCCGTATCCGGGGATTTGGCACAGTAAATAACAATGATCCACTGTATATCATTGATGGCACGCCCGTGACCAATGGCCTCAACACGATCAATCCACAGGATATTGAGTCCTTTCAGGTGTTGAAAGACGCGGCTGCGTCCTCTATTTATGGTTCAAGGGCTGCCAACGGCGTGGTGATCATCACGACCAAAAAAGGCCGTTCTGAAGAGACCAGCATAACGTTTGATGCCTATGCCGGGGTGCAACAGGCTTTTAACCTTCCCCGGATGCTATCTGCCCAAGAATACGGGGACATGCTTTGGCAGGCTTCGGAGAACGATGGCAAGGCGCCCGCCAGTGACGTATATGGCTCAGATCCCAACGGCCCGGTGATCCCTGAATGGCTGGATGATGCGCAGACCATTCGGTCCGCAGATGTGGATTGGGTAAATGAAATTTTCCAAACGGCCCCGGTACAATCCTATAACCTGACCCTGTCCAAAGGTGGAGACCAGGGCAGCCATGTGATGACCTTGGGGTATTTTAACAAAGAAGGGGTCATCAAACATACGGGGTTTGACCGTTTTTCAGCAAGGTTCAATTCGGATTATAAGGTGAAGGATTTCCTGAAAGTGGGCGAAAACTTCAATGCATCCCTGACCAGGACCAACGACGTTGGGGTGAACACCTCTTTGGGAAGTATCGTTTATGATGCTTTTCAGTTTCCTTCCATCGTACCGGTGAAGGACATCAACGGCAATTTTGGCGGAAATCCCATCAATGATATCGGTAATCCCTTGGGCAACCTTTACCGCAGAAAGGACAATACCAAGAACCGTATCAAGCTAATGGGGAATGTCTTTGCAGAGGCAAAGCTGATGGAAGGGCTTCATTTCCGTACCAACCTTGGAATGGACTATGAGAATTACTTTCAGCGGGCATTTTCACCCGTCTACGATGAAATCCTGTCCCAAAATGCCGTAAACAGCCTTTCGGACAACAATTCCTTCTACTACCAAATGGCATGGACCAATACCCTGAATTATTCCAGGCAAATCGGTGAAGGGACCTTGGACGTGCTGCTGGGTCAGGAATCGATCGAAAATTATTATGAATATAAAAGCGCCTCCCGCCAGGAGTTCCTTTATGAAGATGACAACTTCCACTACCTGGACTACGGAACCACCAATCAGCGAAATTCAGGTTATGCCAGTAAATGGAACCTGCTGTCCTTCTTTGGTAAGGTAAACTATAATTGGAAGGATAAGTACCTCATCTCGGCTACCCTGAGAAACGACGGTTCTTCACGTTTAGAAAACAACAAATGGGACATTTTTCCTGCCTTCAGTGCGGGATGGAGGATCAGCAATGAGGATTTTGTGGATTTGGGCGATAAGGTCAACGAGCTGAAACTCCGCGCCAGCTGGGGACAGGCCGGTAACCAGCAGGTTCCTTCATACTCTACCTTGGCAAGTTTCCAGAACAATATTACCTATTCCAATTATGCCATTGATGGAAGCCAGGAAAGTGTGGCCATCGGATTGGTGGAGACCAGGGTGGCCAATCCGGGCCTGAACTGGGAAGTTACCACGCAGAGTGGAGTTGGTGTTGACCTGGCGATGTTTGATGAGCGCCTGCAGGTAAGTGCCGATTATTACAACAAGGTCACCGATAACCTGTTGATTTATGCTCCCATTCCTCCCACATATGGCGGGACCAATGACGGCACTTGGATCAATGGCGGGAAAATGAGGAACCGTGGTTTTGAGATCGGAACCAAGTACAACGGAAGTGCGGGAGAGGTCTTTTACTCAGTGGGGCTGAACTACTCCTTCTATAAAAATGAACTGCTGGAATTGGCGGATGGTACCGATTACTTGGGGATCCCGGGATCTTCCCTGCACAGTGTGAACTTCGGCCAGGAAATCTCCCGTACCATGGTAGGGCAGCCTATCGGGACCTTTTTCGGGTATGAGTCCATGGGGATTTTCCAGTCCGAAGAGGAAATTGCCAACCATGGAGCGCAGCCAGAGGCCCAGCCCGGTGACCTAAAGTTCAGGGATGTCAATGGTGATGGGGTACTGGATGCTAACGATAGAAAGGCCATTGGCTCTCCACACCCGAAGGCCATTATCGGGTTTAACACCAATTTCTACTATAAGGGATTTGACCTGGCGCTGTTTTTTAATGGGGCCTTTGGTCAGCAGATCTATAACCTGACCAAATACAAGACCCTGTTCTTTAACCAATCGGCATACAACAAATCCAGTAAAGTATTGGATGCATGGACACCGGAGAATACCGACACGGACATTCCGCGGTTGTCCCTTGATGATAAAAACGAAAACATCAGGCCGTCTTCCTATTACCTGGAAAATGCCAGTTATTTCAAATTGAACAACCTACAATTGGGCTATTCCTTCCCACAAAGTATGCTTGAGGGAATAGAGCTACGGGTGTATGGCCAAGCGTCGAATGTGTTTACGATTACCGGTTATTCGGGCATGACACCGGAAATTGGCCTTCAAAATTACACGTCAAACAACCGTAACCTGGACATTGGCGTGGACAGGGGCGTTTACCCTCCTTCAAGAACGTTTACACTTGGGTTTAATGTGAAATTTTAA
- a CDS encoding FecR family protein: protein MNKEAFKELLQRQKEGRTSDKEDKLIEEVWNLLGERQPGFRWDEGMEERVKRSIHRKITASIQVPARQKAVLVRQWLKIAAVFVVLVTAGWGFWTLSGDATPQQALIVKSTDANQRARITLPDGSVVQLNVNTTLIYPENFDDGQRLVKLDGEAFFEVTRDSLRPFLVRSGGLQTKVLGTSFNVNAYRGEREMVTVKSGKVQVAVKGSPGQAVHLVPDEAAFYQETTASLKKGPFDADQVIGWKSGRLDFDMVPFEEVVQTLERYYHTEVTLKNYQKGSCMIKASYENNGLNFILSGLQLLVDFEYQRNEDNSITIEYQSCRNS from the coding sequence ATGAACAAGGAAGCATTCAAGGAGTTGCTGCAGCGCCAAAAGGAGGGGAGGACCAGTGACAAGGAAGACAAGCTGATCGAGGAGGTGTGGAACCTCCTTGGTGAACGTCAACCGGGGTTCCGTTGGGATGAGGGTATGGAAGAACGGGTAAAACGTAGCATTCACCGTAAAATCACGGCCTCCATCCAAGTGCCGGCAAGACAGAAGGCTGTCCTGGTACGGCAATGGCTGAAAATAGCCGCCGTTTTTGTGGTGTTGGTCACGGCAGGGTGGGGCTTCTGGACCTTGTCAGGAGATGCCACTCCCCAGCAAGCGCTTATCGTCAAGTCCACCGATGCCAACCAGCGGGCAAGGATCACCCTCCCTGACGGAAGTGTAGTGCAGCTCAACGTCAATACCACCCTGATCTATCCCGAAAACTTTGATGACGGCCAGCGCTTGGTGAAGTTGGATGGAGAGGCCTTTTTTGAGGTGACACGGGACAGCCTGCGGCCATTTTTGGTCCGCTCCGGTGGTCTGCAGACCAAGGTGTTGGGAACGAGCTTTAACGTAAATGCCTATCGTGGCGAGCGTGAAATGGTGACTGTCAAATCCGGTAAGGTCCAAGTTGCCGTAAAAGGATCCCCGGGACAAGCGGTCCATTTGGTGCCGGACGAAGCGGCATTTTACCAAGAAACTACTGCTTCCCTGAAGAAGGGGCCGTTTGATGCCGACCAGGTGATCGGCTGGAAATCGGGCAGGTTGGATTTTGATATGGTGCCTTTTGAGGAGGTGGTCCAGACACTTGAACGCTATTACCACACTGAAGTGACCTTAAAAAACTACCAGAAAGGAAGCTGTATGATCAAGGCTTCTTATGAAAACAACGGGCTGAACTTTATTTTGAGCGGCCTTCAGCTATTGGTTGATTTTGAATACCAGCGAAACGAAGACAACAGTATAACGATCGAATACCAATCATGTAGAAATTCCTAA
- a CDS encoding RagB/SusD family nutrient uptake outer membrane protein gives MKLRSAKNIMYMAVAALALGTSACQSEYLEEVPYGEVAPGEMSKPQNIERAIIAAYSILNGQFDGASSAFNSPASNWSFGDAMSDDAYKGGGGTGDQNQIHQMEIFNTNPTITDVNRKWLALYEGVKRANYALRLLQSSVSFDPQLKEVREGELRFLRGHFYFELKKIYNNVPYIDEQAETVEDYYVGNKALTDEELWAKIADDFNAAYDRLPEHQDDAGRPNKFTAKAYLAKTYAFQEKWQACLDAANEVIASGKYSLLPNFRDVFLPENDNSAEIIFAVQHSVNDGEPSNYNGSIGDRLSAPGGPYYSQYGFHRPSQNLINAFETNAEGFPVDAGTLDAGDFSDPRLDHTVGRPGIPYLDLDILYEASWARDLATYGPYGPKKRIVSALSNLNTDTWPYISALNYYIIRYADLLLWKAEAQVALGDLEGARITVNEVRGRAAGSQVVTRLESGEPADNYRVAIYDQPWTDANEAVELVRLERRLELAMEGHRFFDLVRWGVAAERMSDYLEEEKQIRSHLMNAVFVEGKHEYFPIPQSYIDMVGPELAEQNPHY, from the coding sequence ATGAAATTAAGATCAGCTAAAAATATTATGTACATGGCCGTGGCAGCGCTAGCACTTGGTACTTCGGCCTGTCAATCCGAATACCTGGAAGAAGTGCCCTATGGCGAGGTCGCTCCGGGTGAGATGAGCAAGCCCCAAAATATCGAGCGGGCGATCATTGCCGCTTACAGTATCCTGAACGGCCAGTTTGACGGTGCTTCCAGTGCATTTAACTCCCCGGCTTCCAACTGGAGTTTTGGCGATGCCATGTCTGATGATGCCTATAAAGGTGGAGGTGGGACAGGGGACCAAAACCAGATCCACCAAATGGAGATCTTCAATACCAACCCCACCATCACGGATGTAAACAGAAAATGGCTGGCCCTGTATGAGGGGGTGAAACGTGCCAATTATGCGCTGAGGTTGCTGCAAAGCAGCGTGTCTTTTGATCCACAGCTGAAGGAGGTCCGCGAAGGTGAGCTTCGGTTTTTACGGGGACATTTCTATTTTGAACTGAAGAAAATCTATAACAATGTTCCCTACATCGATGAGCAGGCAGAAACGGTGGAGGATTATTATGTAGGCAATAAAGCACTGACCGATGAGGAACTATGGGCCAAGATAGCCGATGATTTTAATGCGGCCTACGACCGTTTACCCGAGCACCAGGATGATGCCGGCCGTCCCAACAAGTTTACTGCCAAGGCCTATTTGGCCAAGACCTATGCCTTTCAGGAAAAGTGGCAGGCGTGTTTGGATGCGGCCAATGAAGTGATCGCTTCAGGGAAATATTCCTTGCTGCCCAATTTCAGGGATGTGTTTTTGCCGGAAAATGACAACAGCGCAGAAATAATTTTTGCCGTACAGCATTCGGTAAATGACGGTGAGCCAAGCAACTATAACGGCAGCATTGGCGATAGGCTTTCTGCACCCGGTGGCCCGTATTATTCCCAATATGGCTTTCATAGGCCCAGCCAAAACCTGATCAATGCTTTTGAGACCAATGCAGAAGGTTTTCCGGTGGACGCAGGGACATTGGACGCGGGGGATTTCAGCGATCCCAGGCTAGACCATACCGTCGGAAGGCCGGGAATTCCATACCTAGACCTTGATATTCTGTATGAGGCCTCATGGGCGCGGGATTTGGCTACATATGGTCCTTATGGGCCAAAGAAACGCATCGTTTCTGCGCTTTCAAATTTAAATACCGATACATGGCCCTACATCAGTGCACTGAATTATTACATTATTCGCTATGCTGACCTGCTGCTATGGAAGGCGGAAGCCCAGGTGGCACTGGGAGACCTGGAGGGAGCAAGGATAACCGTCAATGAGGTCCGTGGTCGGGCTGCCGGCAGTCAGGTGGTGACCAGGTTGGAAAGTGGTGAGCCTGCTGATAACTATCGTGTGGCCATTTACGACCAGCCTTGGACCGATGCCAATGAGGCAGTGGAGTTGGTACGGTTGGAAAGAAGGCTGGAACTGGCCATGGAAGGTCATCGTTTCTTTGACCTGGTCAGGTGGGGCGTCGCCGCCGAAAGGATGAGCGATTACCTAGAGGAGGAAAAGCAGATCAGGTCACATTTGATGAATGCTGTTTTTGTGGAAGGGAAGCATGAGTATTTCCCCATCCCCCAGAGCTATATAGATATGGTGGGGCCAGAGTTGGCAGAACAAAATCCCCATTATTAA
- a CDS encoding TonB-dependent receptor — translation MQYKKILLTGWFLAFFCCLLHAQQQVKITGRVTDTSGEPLPGVLIRETTSKKGTVSNANGVFDFSGQPDQAYTLVFTILGFEPHRETFTLRANHPNLKITLSESQHDLSEVTVTGKSIIQEIEEKAFNVDVIDAKKLYNTNLDLGHALDRVSGIRVRESGGVGSNMNLSLNGFTGRQVKIFIDGIPMDNFGSSFQLNNIPINLAERIEVYKGVVPVSLGADALGGAINIVTRKSVKSFLDASYSYGSFNTHRTAINTAYVAPSGFTVEMNAFQNYSDNDYKVTVDVADINTGQYYPQQTVRRFNDRYHNETLITQIGVQNKPFADRLLFGITLGKMYKEIQTGARLVSVFGDWHRKGDIIMPTLKYQKTDLFTKGLNVTLNANYNLGTEQNIDTVHRRYNWFQQYREYDTPGGERSYSMYKYQNNNAVGSFAADYSISEAHTLSLSNTFNSFSRQGSDPLFPDQDRYQQPRETIKNILGLGYRYQPNSDVSVSVFGKQYYQSNYFAKAYNPTGDYGDVAYINTRENFNYTGYGLAATYFVNPNVQLKASAEKTYRLPEAQELFGDMVNLEGNVSLKPESSHNYNLGISYNKIWTPDQRLEVDANLLYRDARDFIRARLNTNQSMQVMDNLFNVTNAGFEMDVRYFHNRNFTAGANLTYQNLRNNTKFDEGQTVESVVYRDRIPNMPYLFGNANASYTINDVVAKGKDMVIGYNLLYVHSFYLYWPSLGSDKLDIPKQISHDVNVTYTFGKNNRFQFTAECRNLLDSKLYDNFSLQKPGRNFSGKIRYFIY, via the coding sequence ATGCAATATAAAAAAATATTGTTGACAGGGTGGTTCCTTGCCTTTTTTTGCTGCCTACTACATGCGCAGCAACAGGTAAAAATAACCGGCAGGGTCACTGACACATCCGGAGAACCACTGCCAGGGGTCTTGATTCGGGAGACCACCTCAAAGAAAGGTACCGTCAGCAACGCCAATGGGGTGTTTGATTTTTCGGGACAACCGGATCAGGCATACACTTTAGTATTTACAATTCTGGGTTTTGAGCCGCACCGGGAAACCTTCACCTTAAGGGCCAATCACCCCAATTTGAAAATCACCCTATCCGAATCCCAACATGACCTTTCGGAAGTAACCGTAACCGGCAAATCCATCATTCAGGAGATTGAGGAAAAGGCATTTAATGTGGATGTCATCGATGCCAAAAAACTGTATAACACCAACCTGGATCTTGGACATGCCTTGGACAGAGTGTCCGGCATTCGGGTAAGGGAATCCGGTGGGGTAGGTTCCAATATGAACCTTTCACTGAACGGTTTTACGGGAAGACAAGTGAAGATTTTCATTGACGGAATCCCCATGGACAATTTCGGTTCATCTTTTCAGCTCAACAATATCCCCATCAATCTGGCCGAAAGGATCGAAGTGTATAAAGGGGTGGTTCCGGTCAGCCTTGGAGCGGATGCGCTTGGCGGTGCCATTAACATCGTCACCAGAAAATCTGTCAAAAGCTTTCTAGATGCTTCATATTCCTATGGGTCCTTCAATACGCACCGAACTGCCATTAACACCGCCTATGTGGCTCCATCAGGATTTACCGTTGAAATGAATGCTTTCCAAAACTATTCGGACAATGACTATAAAGTCACCGTAGATGTGGCCGACATCAATACCGGCCAATATTATCCCCAGCAAACGGTAAGGCGCTTCAATGACCGATACCATAATGAAACCCTCATCACCCAGATAGGTGTGCAGAACAAGCCCTTTGCAGACCGTCTGCTTTTTGGGATTACCTTGGGCAAAATGTACAAGGAAATCCAGACAGGAGCAAGACTGGTAAGTGTCTTTGGGGACTGGCACCGCAAAGGCGACATTATTATGCCCACGCTCAAATACCAAAAGACAGACCTCTTTACCAAAGGACTTAATGTAACCTTGAATGCCAACTATAACCTGGGCACAGAACAAAACATTGACACGGTACACCGAAGGTACAATTGGTTCCAACAATACCGGGAATACGACACCCCAGGCGGTGAACGGAGTTATTCCATGTACAAATACCAAAACAACAATGCGGTAGGGTCTTTCGCCGCAGATTATAGCATTAGCGAAGCGCATACCCTTTCCCTAAGCAACACCTTCAATTCCTTTAGCCGACAAGGAAGCGACCCATTGTTTCCCGATCAGGACCGTTACCAGCAGCCTCGGGAGACCATAAAAAATATCCTTGGCTTAGGTTATCGCTATCAGCCCAATTCTGATGTTAGCGTTTCAGTCTTTGGGAAACAATATTACCAATCAAATTATTTTGCAAAGGCCTATAATCCTACCGGGGATTACGGGGATGTGGCCTATATCAATACACGGGAAAACTTCAATTACACCGGATATGGACTGGCTGCCACTTATTTTGTCAACCCTAATGTCCAACTTAAGGCATCTGCAGAAAAAACCTATAGGCTTCCGGAGGCCCAAGAGCTTTTCGGGGACATGGTCAACCTAGAAGGTAACGTAAGCCTAAAACCAGAAAGCAGCCATAACTATAACTTGGGCATTTCCTATAACAAAATATGGACTCCAGATCAACGCTTAGAGGTCGATGCCAACCTGCTTTATCGTGATGCCAGGGACTTTATCCGTGCCCGACTGAACACCAACCAATCCATGCAGGTAATGGATAATCTCTTCAATGTGACCAATGCTGGTTTTGAAATGGATGTAAGGTATTTTCATAACCGGAACTTCACTGCAGGAGCAAACCTGACCTATCAAAACCTCCGGAACAACACGAAATTTGACGAAGGACAAACGGTGGAAAGCGTGGTATATAGGGATCGCATCCCTAATATGCCCTACCTTTTCGGCAATGCCAATGCTTCCTACACCATCAATGACGTCGTGGCAAAAGGTAAAGATATGGTCATTGGCTATAATCTACTGTACGTCCATAGCTTCTATTTGTATTGGCCAAGCTTGGGAAGTGACAAACTTGATATTCCCAAGCAAATCAGCCATGATGTTAATGTCACCTACACCTTTGGCAAAAACAACCGCTTCCAGTTTACTGCAGAATGCAGGAACCTATTGGACAGCAAACTATATGATAATTTCAGCCTGCAAAAGCCAGGACGGAATTTCAGCGGAAAAATCAGATACTTCATTTATTAA
- a CDS encoding DUF4374 domain-containing protein encodes MRTKLNSWLGAAVLAALTLTGCTNDGGPERPAGNVSERFVIASTPTASDAVADYLLTAESLTSGTISTVGNGIEQDGTYRYYITINNKFFSLLYGQGNPGAVTTYQLNSQGQLAKLSDFQAETVQAFAEIDNDLLMMKIPRSGAEDATWYQMDTDLLQITNDGLTNIVDVANNGERAHFTWLTQVGDKVFAPYMSIKGCCDDNFGTNNPDSAWVAVYNYPSMELEKVIKDNRISYIGRYFTEGLTEVENGDVYAFSSGVATTNGEASSTLPSAFVRIQAGETEFDQSYYFNIEEVADGYHVTDKTYLGDGKFAVNMHHEKGTDATGSRLGIVNVYEESFKWVTGTPAPESVLRVTTNNYSLMDGNTAYIGFTTAEGSWVYEVDAETATATQGLKVEGGTITAISKLDVAE; translated from the coding sequence ATGAGAACGAAATTGAACTCTTGGCTGGGAGCCGCAGTGCTCGCAGCCCTTACCTTAACGGGATGTACCAACGACGGCGGGCCTGAGCGTCCAGCGGGGAATGTGTCGGAGAGATTTGTCATTGCTTCCACACCTACAGCTTCAGATGCTGTTGCTGATTACCTTCTGACGGCAGAATCCCTTACTTCTGGCACCATCAGCACCGTTGGGAACGGGATCGAACAAGACGGAACTTACCGGTATTATATCACCATCAACAACAAGTTTTTCAGTTTGCTTTACGGGCAGGGAAACCCTGGCGCCGTAACCACATATCAACTGAACAGCCAAGGCCAATTGGCAAAACTGTCCGACTTCCAAGCAGAAACAGTTCAGGCTTTTGCTGAAATTGATAACGATCTATTGATGATGAAAATCCCTAGATCCGGTGCTGAAGATGCTACATGGTACCAAATGGACACCGATTTGCTCCAAATCACCAACGATGGCCTGACCAATATCGTAGATGTGGCCAATAATGGCGAAAGGGCCCACTTTACTTGGCTTACCCAAGTGGGAGATAAGGTCTTTGCCCCTTATATGAGCATTAAGGGATGTTGTGATGACAATTTTGGCACCAATAATCCTGACAGTGCCTGGGTGGCCGTTTATAACTATCCATCCATGGAATTGGAAAAAGTCATTAAGGACAACCGGATCAGCTATATCGGACGCTACTTTACAGAAGGCCTTACCGAAGTGGAAAATGGAGATGTTTATGCATTCTCCTCTGGGGTGGCCACTACCAACGGAGAAGCATCTTCTACCCTCCCTTCTGCATTCGTGAGAATCCAAGCGGGAGAAACCGAATTTGACCAAAGTTACTATTTTAATATTGAAGAGGTGGCCGATGGCTACCATGTCACCGATAAAACCTACTTGGGCGATGGCAAATTTGCCGTAAATATGCACCACGAAAAGGGTACCGATGCCACAGGCTCAAGACTAGGTATCGTCAATGTCTATGAAGAATCCTTCAAATGGGTAACCGGTACTCCTGCCCCAGAAAGTGTCCTAAGAGTTACCACTAACAATTATTCCCTGATGGACGGCAACACCGCTTACATCGGCTTCACTACAGCGGAAGGAAGCTGGGTATATGAAGTAGACGCTGAAACGGCCACGGCTACCCAAGGCCTTAAAGTAGAAGGCGGCACCATCACTGCTATCAGCAAATTGGATGTTGCTGAATAA